One Deltaproteobacteria bacterium genomic region harbors:
- the ssb gene encoding single-stranded DNA-binding protein: MPELNKVLIAGRLTEDPNIKYTSDRLAVASVKIAVNHYTKDKQESAVSYFDVIAYGRVAEFIREYIKKGNQILVDGKLHQIRYNVKSGTEEKTRSKIEIVANSIFPMNSHINKTIEEEGIFEY; encoded by the coding sequence ATGCCAGAACTCAACAAGGTTTTGATCGCCGGCAGATTAACAGAGGACCCGAATATTAAATATACGTCAGATCGATTAGCTGTCGCATCGGTAAAGATAGCTGTAAACCATTATACCAAAGATAAACAGGAGAGTGCCGTAAGTTATTTTGATGTTATCGCGTACGGCAGGGTTGCAGAGTTTATAAGAGAATATATAAAAAAGGGTAATCAAATCCTTGTGGATGGTAAACTTCATCAAATCAGATATAATGTAAAATCGGGTACAGAGGAAAAAACGAGATCAAAGATAGAAATCGTAGCAAACAGTATTTTCCCTATGAACTCACATATAAATAAGACGATTGAAGAAGAAGGTATTTTTGAAT
- the rpsF gene encoding 30S ribosomal protein S6, translating into MIRKYELVYIMDSSLSDENRNAILEKIGNIIKRDAELIDRQNLGEKGLAYPIKKKQKGIYIKDVFKGMQSTVKEIERTLKITEGILRYLTVRVEQTS; encoded by the coding sequence ATGATTAGGAAATATGAGTTGGTTTACATCATGGATAGTTCGCTATCAGATGAAAACAGGAATGCGATTTTAGAAAAGATCGGTAACATCATAAAGCGAGATGCAGAGCTTATTGATCGGCAGAATCTTGGAGAAAAAGGGCTGGCATATCCGATCAAAAAAAAACAGAAGGGCATATACATAAAGGATGTGTTCAAAGGTATGCAGAGCACTGTTAAAGAAATAGAAAGAACTCTTAAAATAACGGAAGGGATATTGAGATACCTTACAGTAAGAGTAGAACAAACATCTTAA